A window of Halopelagius inordinatus genomic DNA:
CTGCGACCCGACGGGCGACGCCGCCGCCTACTCCGGGAGTGCGACCGACGTGGGCGGTGCGGCCCGCGCCTGCGTTCGCGACGCTCTGCTCGCGGCCCTCGACTCTCGGTACGCCGACGGGGCGGTCCCCGACTCGGTCACCGAGGCGGCTTACGGCGTCGTCACCGACGACCGGGCGTCGGTGTCTCGGCCGCCGGGGACGGAGCGACCGAACCGTTCTTGACCGCGCCCGCGTCAGGGAGACGCATGCGCGGCGACACCGACGAGACGCGAACCCGGGCGGTCTCTGTTCTCGAATCGAACCGCCGAGACGGCTACACCATCCCGTCGGCGACGCTGTACCCGTTCCAGTGGAACTGGGACAGCGCGTTCGTCGCCGTCGGTCTGGTCCGCGCGGACCCCGCGGCGGCGAAACGAGAGATTCGGACGCTCCTCGACGCCCAGTGGCGAAACGGGATGGTGCCCCAGATAGCGTTCTGGTCGGACGCCGAGGGCTACTTTCCCGGCCCCGAAGAGTGGGGTATCGCCGCGGACCGAACCGGCGGAACCGTCCGGACGAGCGGAATCACGCAACCGCCGATGGTCGTCCCCGCCGCGCGGCACGTGTACGAACGGACCGGCGACGAGTCGTTCCGCGACGCCGTCCTCCCCGCTCTCAGAGACTACTGCGAGTGGTGGCGCACCGAACGCTCGGACGACGGCGAACTCGTCTGGGTGCGCCACCCGTGGGCGACGGGGATGGACGACTCGCCCGCGTGGCGCGGCCCCCTCGAACGATTCGACCCCGGCGACGTTGAGTACGTCCGCGAGGACCGCAAAGACGAGGACTTCGCCGCCCAACGCCCGACAGACTGGGATTACGACCGATACGTCGCCCTCGTCCGACAGGGCCGCGCGGTCGATTGGGACGAAAAGCGCCTCCGCGAAGAGTCGCCGTTCGTCGTCGAGGACGTGTTGACGAACGCGCTGTACGTCCGGGCCTGCGAGTCGCTCTCCGAGATGTTCGCCGACGCGGGCGACGAGGAGCAAGCCGAAGAGTGGGACGCGCAGGCGGACGCGACGCGACGCGCCCTCCGGGAACGACGGTGGGACGACGAACTCGGCCTGTACGTCTCCCACGACCTCGTGTCCGACGAACCGCTCTCCGTCCCCTCCGTCGCCGGACTCCTCCCGATGCTCGCGGGCGTCCCCGACGACTACCAGCGCGAACGACTCCGCGAGACGCTCTCTGCGTTCCTCGCGTACGACCGCGTCGTTCCGTCGTACGTCGGCCCCGACGTGGACTACGACCGCTACTGGCGCGGCCCGGTGTGGCAGAACACGAACTGGCTCCTCGAACGCGGCCTGCGCCGCGTCGGGTTCGACGAGGCGGCGGCGCGCGTCCGCGAGGACAGCGTCTCGCTCATCGAATCGGAGGGCTTCCGCGAGTACTTCAACCCCGAGACGGGCGCG
This region includes:
- a CDS encoding amylo-alpha-1,6-glucosidase, with protein sequence MRGDTDETRTRAVSVLESNRRDGYTIPSATLYPFQWNWDSAFVAVGLVRADPAAAKREIRTLLDAQWRNGMVPQIAFWSDAEGYFPGPEEWGIAADRTGGTVRTSGITQPPMVVPAARHVYERTGDESFRDAVLPALRDYCEWWRTERSDDGELVWVRHPWATGMDDSPAWRGPLERFDPGDVEYVREDRKDEDFAAQRPTDWDYDRYVALVRQGRAVDWDEKRLREESPFVVEDVLTNALYVRACESLSEMFADAGDEEQAEEWDAQADATRRALRERRWDDELGLYVSHDLVSDEPLSVPSVAGLLPMLAGVPDDYQRERLRETLSAFLAYDRVVPSYVGPDVDYDRYWRGPVWQNTNWLLERGLRRVGFDEAAARVREDSVSLIESEGFREYFNPETGAGRGSDRFSWSAALYLDWTADDPLSVPDR